The Nitrospirota bacterium genome contains the following window.
ATGGTCTTTTGACTGGACAATCTTTAACCCCAGAGACTTAACGATGTCCTCGGTAGCCCTACGGGTTTTTTCGATAAGCTCTTTCGGAGAAAGATTTTTGGTTTCGTTGTAGTCCTCTTCTCTAATCTTATGAATCCATTCAAGTGATTTATATCTCCACTTCTCCATATCCTACTACCTCCTCTGGTGATATGATCTCGATAGGACTATAACCCATCTTTAAATTTGTACTGTTAATTAATCTTCGCACAGTTATGTTCACCATATGTCTATAATTCCACGAAACAATAAAATCTACTTCGTGATATACACCAATTGCAATATGTCTGGCATCATTGCGATACTTTACTGGAATAATTCCATCGTTTATATAGGCATCTGATAACTCAATACATTCCTCAGTCTCCTCAAGTATTTTTAATCCAGTCTCAGCAATTGTGTTCTTTAAATTTCCCTGTATTTCGTAAGGGGCCTTTAGAATCTCTTCTAAGGTTAGAAAGGAAATAAATCCCTCATAAAGCCCGTCTTTGATTAATTTGATGAGATTCTCTGCTGTATTTACTCTTTCTGGGTCTTCTATATCAAAGTATCCACCAAAGACTGAGGTATCTATATATAGTCTTGTCTTTTTCATTATCTTTCTTCTTTCAACACAA
Protein-coding sequences here:
- a CDS encoding PIN domain-containing protein, with protein sequence MKKTRLYIDTSVFGGYFDIEDPERVNTAENLIKLIKDGLYEGFISFLTLEEILKAPYEIQGNLKNTIAETGLKILEETEECIELSDAYINDGIIPVKYRNDARHIAIGVYHEVDFIVSWNYRHMVNITVRRLINSTNLKMGYSPIEIISPEEVVGYGEVEI